A genomic window from Nocardioides sp. BP30 includes:
- a CDS encoding type IV toxin-antitoxin system AbiEi family antitoxin domain-containing protein, translated as MNATVIGHMRAQRGLVTRAQATAAGITTREIDAAVRSGRWVAVRRGVYAEQALVATTVERGAKQRLFDDAACLRIEREHVRSHESAGLVLGLGLLLPSPCLTHVTRPTVHGSRHEHGVKHHLAPYAAEDVVEIDGVRCLRAARTAADIAREHGHPYGVVAFDSALRSGVPLAELEAALESMPCWPRIRTARAELELADEGSESVGETLTRMLVIELGHGPPETQFGLTDGRREVWCDLRLHRHIIESDGRIKYRSAAQGGVATRPGQDVLWEEKGRQDFVTGFKLGMSRVVWSDHWGAARVAALARLDREHRDTCRRFGTDIGDLAPYRIQGRRRAA; from the coding sequence ATGAACGCCACCGTCATCGGCCACATGCGGGCCCAGCGCGGCCTCGTCACCCGGGCCCAGGCCACGGCTGCCGGCATCACGACGCGGGAGATCGATGCCGCGGTGCGGTCCGGCCGATGGGTCGCCGTACGTCGCGGCGTCTACGCCGAGCAGGCACTTGTCGCCACGACCGTCGAGCGTGGTGCCAAGCAGCGTCTGTTCGATGATGCCGCGTGCCTGCGGATCGAGCGCGAGCACGTGCGCAGTCACGAGTCAGCGGGTCTCGTCCTGGGCCTCGGTCTCCTGCTGCCGAGCCCCTGCCTCACCCACGTGACCCGGCCGACCGTCCACGGTTCGCGCCACGAGCATGGCGTCAAGCACCACCTGGCGCCGTACGCCGCCGAGGACGTCGTCGAGATCGACGGCGTGCGGTGCCTGCGCGCCGCCCGCACGGCCGCCGACATCGCCCGCGAGCACGGTCATCCCTACGGTGTCGTCGCCTTCGACTCGGCGCTGCGGTCGGGGGTGCCTCTCGCGGAGCTGGAGGCTGCGTTGGAGTCGATGCCGTGCTGGCCGCGGATCCGCACCGCGCGCGCCGAGCTCGAGCTGGCCGACGAGGGCTCGGAGTCCGTCGGGGAGACGCTGACCCGGATGCTGGTGATCGAGCTCGGTCATGGGCCGCCGGAGACGCAGTTCGGCCTGACCGACGGGCGTCGCGAGGTCTGGTGCGACCTGCGCCTGCACCGGCACATCATCGAGTCCGACGGCCGGATCAAGTACCGATCCGCCGCCCAGGGCGGTGTCGCGACGCGCCCCGGCCAGGACGTGCTCTGGGAGGAGAAGGGGCGGCAGGACTTCGTGACCGGCTTCAAGCTCGGCATGTCGCGCGTGGTCTGGAGCGACCACTGGGGCGCGGCTCGGGTTGCCGCGCTGGCACGGCTCGACCGTGAGCACCGCGACACCTGCCGGCGCTTCGGCACCGACATCGGTGACCTGGCGCCGTACCGGATCCAGGGGCGTCGGCGTGCCGCCTAG
- the thpR gene encoding RNA 2',3'-cyclic phosphodiesterase: protein MRLFAALFPPQEAVEDLDAFLDVRRAAADFRWAQREQLHVTLAFLAEVAPWRLDELLERLARAAARRTPFEVAIAGGGAFPDAGRAKVIWAGLSLGSEAAATELERSASGARAAAAKSGIAVDGARFRPHLTVARLGVPREVSNWVRLLDAYSGPTWTASSVTLVQSHLGDGPRGRPRYEVLAELPLGAVPPGAVAPGAVPL, encoded by the coding sequence ATGAGGCTGTTCGCCGCGCTCTTCCCGCCGCAGGAGGCCGTCGAGGACCTCGACGCCTTCCTGGACGTACGCCGCGCCGCCGCCGACTTCCGCTGGGCACAGCGCGAGCAGCTGCACGTGACCCTCGCCTTCCTGGCCGAGGTGGCGCCGTGGCGGCTCGACGAGCTGCTCGAGCGGCTGGCCCGCGCGGCCGCCCGGCGTACGCCCTTCGAGGTGGCGATCGCCGGCGGCGGAGCCTTTCCCGACGCCGGCCGTGCCAAGGTGATCTGGGCGGGGCTGTCCCTCGGCTCGGAGGCTGCGGCGACCGAGCTGGAGCGGTCGGCGAGCGGCGCTCGCGCGGCGGCGGCGAAGAGCGGCATCGCGGTCGACGGCGCCCGCTTCCGGCCCCACCTGACCGTCGCTCGCCTGGGGGTGCCCCGGGAGGTCAGCAATTGGGTGCGGCTGCTCGATGCCTATAGCGGCCCGACCTGGACGGCTTCGTCGGTCACGCTCGTGCAATCGCATCTCGGCGACGGACCGCGCGGCCGGCCTCGGTACGAGGTGCTGGCGGAGCTGCCGCTGGGGGCTGTGCCGCCGGGAGCTGTGGCGCCGGGAGCTGTGCCGCTGTAA
- the upp gene encoding uracil phosphoribosyltransferase, giving the protein MQTLVVDHPLVAHKLTHLRDQRTDSPTFRSLADELVTLLAYEATREVRVSPVSIQTPVGPTEGVELASPRPLVVPILRAGLGMLDGMMRLLPTAEVGFLGMVRNEETLQATTYAERLPADLSGRQCYVLDPMLATGGTLAAAIDFLVQRGADHITCVCLLVAPEGVARLEEATSHIQVPIQVVTAAMDERLNEKGYIVPGLGDAGDRLYGIAG; this is encoded by the coding sequence ATGCAGACCCTCGTGGTTGACCACCCGCTCGTCGCCCACAAGCTCACGCACCTGCGCGACCAGCGCACCGACTCCCCGACGTTCCGCTCGCTGGCCGACGAGCTGGTCACGCTGCTCGCCTACGAGGCCACCCGCGAGGTCCGGGTCTCACCGGTCTCGATCCAGACGCCGGTCGGCCCGACCGAGGGCGTCGAGCTGGCCAGCCCGCGGCCCCTCGTCGTACCGATCCTGCGGGCGGGTCTCGGCATGCTCGACGGGATGATGCGCCTGCTCCCCACCGCCGAGGTCGGCTTCCTGGGGATGGTGCGCAACGAGGAGACGCTGCAGGCCACGACGTACGCCGAGCGGCTCCCCGCGGACCTGTCCGGCCGGCAGTGCTACGTCCTCGACCCGATGCTCGCCACCGGCGGGACCCTCGCCGCGGCCATCGACTTCCTGGTCCAGCGCGGCGCTGACCACATCACCTGCGTCTGCCTGCTGGTGGCGCCGGAGGGCGTGGCCCGGCTCGAGGAGGCCACCTCCCACATCCAGGTGCCGATCCAGGTGGTCACGGCGGCGATGGACGAGCGGCTCAACGAGAAGGGCTACATCGTCCCGGGGCTCGGCGACGCCGGGGACCGGCTCTACGGCATCGCCGGCTGA